The following proteins are co-located in the Gloeocapsa sp. PCC 7428 genome:
- a CDS encoding glycosyltransferase family 2 protein has product MKKVSVIIPVYNVEQYVADTINSVLQQSYTNFELIIIDDGSPDRSIEICQNFNDPRIKIIRQKNRGVAAARNTGIRHSQGEYLAFLDADDLWLPQKLEKHIEHLESSPNVGVSFSRSAFIDEEGKPLKLYQMSKLKDITPLDLLCRTPIGNGSAAVFRREVFAEIKFKDELEGTMEDLYFNEDRNLHPSEDVECWLRIAIQTKWKIEGVAAALTLYRVNPHGFSAQILKKLRSWETLLDKAQAYTPAQSMRQWKAPAMAYQLRHLTRRAVTLEAKSTAIELIHKALFTHWQILIEEPHRTLMTLAAAYSLFLLPRSLHSRLKDVAIKIVGAIQNRTLITEEYQQSV; this is encoded by the coding sequence ATGAAAAAAGTTTCTGTAATTATTCCAGTTTATAATGTAGAACAATACGTAGCTGATACTATTAATTCAGTCCTTCAACAATCATATACAAATTTTGAGTTAATTATCATTGATGATGGTTCTCCTGACAGAAGTATAGAAATTTGCCAAAATTTTAACGATCCTAGAATCAAGATTATTCGTCAAAAGAATCGAGGAGTAGCAGCAGCAAGAAATACAGGTATTCGTCATAGTCAAGGAGAATACTTAGCATTTTTAGATGCAGACGACTTATGGTTACCGCAGAAATTAGAAAAACATATTGAACATTTAGAAAGTTCACCAAATGTTGGAGTCAGCTTTAGCCGCTCTGCCTTTATTGATGAAGAAGGAAAGCCCTTAAAGCTGTATCAAATGTCCAAGCTTAAAGATATTACTCCGTTAGATTTACTATGTCGTACGCCAATCGGGAATGGTTCTGCGGCAGTTTTTAGAAGAGAGGTTTTTGCAGAAATCAAGTTTAAAGACGAGCTTGAGGGTACAATGGAAGACTTGTACTTTAACGAGGATAGAAACTTACATCCATCAGAAGATGTAGAATGCTGGCTACGAATTGCTATTCAGACGAAATGGAAAATAGAAGGAGTTGCAGCAGCACTAACGCTCTATCGAGTAAATCCTCATGGATTTTCTGCGCAGATTTTGAAAAAACTTAGATCTTGGGAAACATTATTGGATAAAGCTCAAGCATATACTCCTGCACAGTCTATGCGTCAGTGGAAAGCTCCAGCTATGGCATATCAACTACGACATTTGACTAGAAGAGCAGTAACTTTAGAAGCAAAATCAACAGCAATAGAGTTAATACATAAAGCCTTGTTTACACACTGGCAAATCTTAATTGAAGAGCCACATCGTACACTTATGACTTTAGCTGCTGCTTACTCATTATTTTTGTTACCGAGATCTTTACACTCTCGACTTAAAGATGTAGCTATAAAAATCGTAGGAGCAATCCAAAACCGTACTCTAATCACAGAAGAGTATCAGCAGTCAGTATAA
- a CDS encoding lipopolysaccharide biosynthesis protein, with product MTISIKKARVVAHKLKWKLSGEFVRNMGWLGGAELVNRVFRLATTVTLARLLSSYDYGLIAIILITHDFAATFSSAIDAKIIQASDKDLKVLCNTAYWMNWILFVAVFIIQCIAAFPLAWFYNDNNLILPICFIALGYLLLPVGSVQSSLIRRENRLNIIALINVLQGISLNVATVILAFLGFGIWSVILPFGLATPIWLLISLMNHPWRPKVPFTLYRWEEIAGYSTNVIIVEFLNKLRANLDYLIVGKFLGFQDLGLYYFAFNAGLGISMNVLNVIVSSLFPHLCAVRNNLNLLKSRYLSSLKTIALVVIPLVLLQSSLAPFYVPIIFGQKWVPAIPILILICLSAITRPFGEAAKLLLLAVDRSRVALAWNLIFTLVFALSLIVAVQWGVLGVAAAVLITHIILLPLFTLWTSKYIFDKNLPMKPLL from the coding sequence ATGACAATTAGTATTAAAAAAGCAAGGGTAGTAGCTCATAAATTGAAATGGAAGCTCTCTGGTGAGTTTGTACGTAACATGGGCTGGCTTGGTGGAGCCGAACTAGTTAATCGTGTTTTTCGTTTAGCTACAACTGTTACTTTAGCTCGTCTACTAAGTTCTTACGACTACGGTCTTATAGCAATTATTTTAATTACGCATGATTTTGCTGCTACGTTTTCCTCTGCTATTGATGCAAAAATTATCCAAGCATCTGATAAAGACCTCAAAGTTTTATGCAACACAGCATATTGGATGAACTGGATCTTGTTCGTAGCTGTTTTTATTATCCAGTGTATTGCAGCTTTTCCGCTTGCGTGGTTCTACAACGATAATAATCTGATTTTACCTATTTGCTTTATAGCTTTAGGTTATCTATTACTACCAGTTGGATCTGTGCAATCTTCATTGATCAGGAGAGAAAATAGGCTGAATATCATAGCATTGATTAATGTTCTTCAAGGAATCAGCCTTAATGTTGCGACAGTAATATTAGCTTTTTTAGGTTTTGGGATTTGGTCAGTTATATTACCTTTCGGTTTAGCTACTCCAATTTGGCTGCTCATTAGCCTTATGAATCATCCTTGGAGACCAAAGGTGCCTTTTACTCTTTATAGATGGGAAGAAATTGCTGGATACTCCACAAATGTTATTATAGTTGAGTTTTTAAATAAGTTAAGAGCAAATTTAGACTATTTAATAGTAGGTAAGTTTCTAGGTTTTCAAGATTTAGGATTATATTATTTTGCTTTCAATGCTGGGCTAGGCATCAGCATGAATGTCCTGAATGTGATTGTTTCTTCTTTGTTTCCTCATCTATGTGCTGTACGAAATAATTTAAATCTACTCAAATCAAGATATTTGAGTAGTTTGAAAACTATTGCTTTAGTCGTTATACCATTAGTTCTTCTACAATCGAGCTTGGCTCCTTTTTATGTACCAATTATTTTTGGTCAAAAGTGGGTTCCAGCAATTCCTATTTTAATACTGATTTGTTTGTCAGCGATAACACGTCCCTTTGGAGAAGCTGCTAAGCTTTTACTCTTAGCTGTTGATAGAAGTCGGGTAGCTCTTGCCTGGAATTTAATTTTTACTTTGGTGTTTGCGCTCAGCTTAATTGTAGCTGTGCAGTGGGGAGTTTTGGGAGTAGCAGCGGCAGTTTTAATCACTCATATCATATTATTACCTCTGTTTACTCTATGGACTAGTAAATATATTTTTGACAAAAACTTACCTATGAAGCCTTTGTTATGA
- a CDS encoding glycosyltransferase yields MNKIDILPNSLESIKSQCPGIELVKEQKDRPLWSVMIPTYNRTKYLERTLKSLLNQALAPEVMQIEVVDNCSTEVDMEAVVKDIGQGRISFYRQPYNVSLTANLTACIQRSRGYLVHILHDDDVVLPGFYQHLQEAFEKEPTIGAAFCRYANIDENDRPVYIPKLEQSTAGIISNWIERIAVEPLIQPPALVVKRSVYENIGGFHPELRYTCDWEMCKRIAAYYPVWYEPQILAYYRIHSASATSDVIKSGANVADRRKAIEISRAYLPSPLADQLSHKAEEVSAINTLGAARRALSRGDTATTIVQIKQALKCSSSPKIVAVLTLVPILAGIERMKQYSYKRAY; encoded by the coding sequence ATGAATAAAATAGATATATTACCAAATTCTCTAGAATCTATAAAGAGTCAATGCCCTGGGATTGAATTAGTTAAAGAGCAAAAAGATAGACCACTTTGGTCTGTGATGATTCCAACTTATAATCGTACCAAGTATCTAGAGCGAACTCTTAAAAGTCTATTAAACCAAGCGCTTGCGCCAGAGGTAATGCAGATTGAAGTCGTAGATAACTGCTCTACAGAGGTTGATATGGAAGCAGTTGTTAAAGATATTGGTCAGGGTAGAATTTCATTTTATCGACAACCTTATAATGTTAGTTTAACGGCTAACTTAACAGCTTGTATTCAGCGATCGCGCGGTTATTTGGTGCATATCTTACACGATGACGACGTGGTTTTACCTGGATTTTATCAACATTTACAGGAAGCGTTTGAAAAAGAACCTACCATCGGAGCAGCTTTTTGTCGATACGCTAACATAGATGAGAACGATCGCCCTGTTTATATTCCTAAGTTAGAGCAAAGTACCGCTGGTATTATTTCCAATTGGATAGAGCGAATTGCGGTGGAACCACTCATTCAACCGCCAGCGCTCGTTGTTAAACGTAGTGTTTATGAAAACATCGGCGGATTTCATCCAGAACTACGTTACACTTGCGACTGGGAAATGTGTAAGCGAATAGCCGCATATTACCCAGTATGGTATGAACCACAAATATTAGCATACTATCGGATACATTCTGCATCTGCAACATCCGATGTCATCAAGTCGGGAGCAAATGTTGCAGATCGACGTAAAGCAATTGAAATTTCACGCGCGTATTTACCTTCGCCACTTGCAGATCAGTTATCGCACAAAGCGGAAGAAGTGTCTGCAATTAATACATTAGGTGCTGCACGTCGCGCACTGAGTAGAGGTGATACTGCTACTACAATTGTTCAAATCAAACAAGCTCTTAAATGTAGTTCTTCACCAAAAATTGTTGCAGTACTGACTCTTGTTCCGATTCTAGCTGGAATAGAGCGTATGAAGCAGTATAGCTATAAACGAGCTTACTAG
- a CDS encoding glycosyltransferase family 2 protein, with amino-acid sequence MKLSVIIPCFNAADTIAVQLEALAHQSWHEPWEIIVCNNASTDDTVAIIKEYTKQILNLRLIHALARKGPSYARNMGILAATSDAFAFCDADDEVAPGWVAAMGEALTRYELVAGVLDYTKLNTASPRKNHQRPSGLIYPKHPPYLPFAGSCNLGFQRSLYQAIGGFDESFLYVEDAEYCWRAQLAGAKIHLEPSAIVYYRFRNSLLSNYHQALKWSKAYLSLRQKYGGSLSAFSTLKLYLGGWKYLTFNLLQVRNRGDLADFVWQLGWKIGELQEAISMM; translated from the coding sequence ATGAAACTGAGTGTGATTATTCCTTGTTTCAATGCAGCTGATACTATTGCTGTTCAACTCGAAGCGCTTGCTCATCAGTCGTGGCACGAGCCATGGGAAATTATTGTCTGCAATAACGCCTCAACAGATGATACAGTAGCAATTATAAAAGAATATACAAAGCAGATTCTAAATCTCCGTCTCATCCATGCACTAGCGCGAAAAGGACCATCATACGCGCGTAATATGGGTATATTAGCGGCAACAAGTGATGCTTTTGCTTTCTGCGATGCAGATGACGAGGTTGCTCCTGGCTGGGTAGCGGCGATGGGAGAAGCGCTCACTCGTTATGAACTTGTGGCTGGTGTTCTTGATTATACAAAGCTTAATACAGCTTCGCCAAGGAAGAATCATCAACGACCATCAGGACTAATTTATCCAAAGCATCCTCCTTATCTTCCGTTTGCGGGTAGTTGCAATCTTGGTTTTCAACGCTCACTGTACCAAGCTATCGGCGGTTTTGATGAGTCTTTTTTGTATGTAGAAGATGCCGAATATTGTTGGAGAGCGCAACTTGCAGGAGCCAAAATTCATTTAGAACCAAGCGCGATCGTCTATTACCGCTTTCGTAATTCTTTGCTCAGCAACTATCACCAAGCGTTGAAATGGTCAAAGGCGTATTTATCACTTCGTCAGAAGTACGGTGGCTCTTTGAGTGCATTTTCTACCTTAAAGTTATATTTGGGTGGTTGGAAATACCTGACTTTTAATCTTCTACAAGTCCGTAATCGTGGTGACTTGGCTGATTTTGTATGGCAACTTGGCTGGAAAATTGGGGAATTGCAGGAAGCTATAAGTATGATGTGA
- a CDS encoding acyltransferase has translation MNINTSSVKQQFLAERQERFFWLRAKETAIILLVGWIPKLPGSLLRQLIYRTIIKHIGKAVYIESGVEIAGANRIAIGNQVKILRDVRLTAREKNSQICLRDRVCIERGVNISVVPTEGNCQIEIGERTVIGAYSCVAGPGNIKIGKHCLIASHVGIYANNHIFADPDRYIWDQGVTRQGITIEDDCWLGNGVTVLDGVTISRGSVIGAGAVVTKNIPPYSIAVGVPAKVIARRGEQK, from the coding sequence ATGAATATCAATACGAGTAGCGTAAAACAGCAGTTTTTAGCTGAACGTCAAGAAAGGTTCTTTTGGTTACGTGCAAAAGAAACAGCAATAATTCTACTAGTAGGTTGGATTCCAAAACTTCCAGGTTCTTTATTAAGGCAGTTGATATACCGTACTATAATCAAACACATTGGAAAAGCGGTTTATATTGAATCTGGAGTAGAAATTGCTGGTGCGAATCGTATAGCAATTGGCAACCAAGTTAAAATTCTTCGTGATGTTCGTTTGACTGCTAGAGAAAAAAATAGCCAGATTTGCTTGCGCGATCGCGTATGCATTGAGCGCGGTGTCAACATCAGCGTTGTTCCTACTGAAGGAAACTGCCAAATAGAAATTGGCGAGCGTACGGTCATTGGTGCGTATAGTTGTGTTGCAGGTCCTGGTAATATTAAAATTGGTAAACACTGTTTGATTGCTTCACACGTCGGAATTTACGCTAATAATCATATTTTTGCCGATCCAGATCGTTATATTTGGGATCAAGGCGTCACTCGCCAAGGAATTACCATTGAAGACGATTGTTGGTTAGGTAACGGAGTCACAGTGCTAGATGGCGTTACTATTAGTCGAGGTAGTGTTATTGGTGCTGGTGCTGTTGTTACTAAAAATATTCCTCCGTATTCAATTGCCGTTGGTGTTCCCGCAAAAGTAATTGCGCGTAGAGGAGAGCAGAAATAG
- a CDS encoding WecB/TagA/CpsF family glycosyltransferase → MKFVKILNISLDNLSKVELLKQLKSGVVFTPNVDHMVKLQYDREFLQAYLQADYKVCDSQILVYASRFLGTPIKEKISGSDLFPAFYTYHKNNPNIKIFLLGGKQGVAQRAAKRINNKVGRSIVIGAHSPSFGFEKDELECAEIIEMINQSEASVLAVGVGAPKQEKWIIKYKNRLPNIKIFLAVGATIDFEAGNVKRSPKWMSNAGLEWLYRLLVEPKRLWRRYLLEDLPFFWLILKQKLRLYTVPNQSVD, encoded by the coding sequence ATGAAATTCGTAAAAATACTCAATATTTCACTTGACAATTTGTCTAAAGTGGAGTTACTTAAACAACTCAAGTCAGGTGTTGTATTTACACCTAATGTAGATCACATGGTTAAGCTGCAATACGATCGCGAGTTTTTACAAGCTTATTTGCAAGCTGATTACAAAGTTTGTGACAGTCAAATTTTAGTTTATGCATCAAGATTCTTAGGAACTCCTATTAAAGAGAAAATTTCAGGTTCAGACTTATTTCCAGCATTCTACACCTATCATAAAAATAATCCAAACATCAAAATCTTTCTTCTAGGAGGTAAGCAAGGAGTAGCACAGCGAGCCGCTAAGCGGATAAACAACAAAGTTGGTAGGTCTATAGTGATAGGTGCTCATTCTCCTTCTTTTGGGTTTGAAAAAGATGAGCTAGAGTGTGCAGAAATTATTGAAATGATCAATCAATCTGAGGCATCAGTTTTAGCAGTAGGAGTTGGCGCGCCAAAGCAAGAAAAATGGATTATAAAATATAAAAACCGCTTGCCAAATATCAAAATCTTTCTAGCTGTAGGAGCAACAATTGATTTTGAAGCTGGTAATGTGAAAAGGTCGCCAAAGTGGATGAGTAATGCTGGACTTGAATGGCTCTATAGATTATTAGTTGAACCTAAGAGGCTTTGGAGGCGATATTTGCTAGAAGATTTACCGTTTTTCTGGTTAATCCTAAAACAAAAATTGAGGTTATACACTGTTCCTAATCAAAGTGTAGATTAA
- the htpG gene encoding molecular chaperone HtpG, whose translation MTMLEQGTISIHTENIFPIIKKSLYSDHEIFLRELVSNAVDAIQKLKMVSRAGEYSGDVGEPEIQIAIDKDKKTLAISDNGIGMTAEEVKKYINQVAFSSAEEFIQKYHSKSDQPIIGHFGLGFYSSFMVAQKVEIDTLSYKEGATAVHWSCDGSPEFRLEDSPRTQRGTTITLTLQEEEQEYLEPARIKQLVKTYCDFMPVPIKLDGEVLNRQKAPWRESPSSLTKEDYLEFYRYLYPFQEEPLIWVHLNTDYPFILNGILYFPKLKPDVDVTQGQIKLFCNQVFVSDHCEEIIPKFLLPMRGVIDSTDIPLNVSRSALQMDRTVRRIADYISRKVGDRLKELYRDNKEEYIKAWQDIGTFVKFGALNDEKFKKQIEDIIIYRTTHEAKASETPSVEVQSQEGDVWQDVTPQESAATTLPYTTLKEYLERNKQRHENRVYYCTDQVTQATYVELHKNQGLEVLFMDSFIDTHFITFLEREYPDVKFSRVDSDLDETLLDQDKAAEIVDPKTNKTRSELIKELFQQALNKPKLNIRTEALKSDDPQGTPPAMVLLPEFMRRIQEMNAFMQQQAAQFPEEHILLVNTAHPLIQNLVSLNQGSIVQGDTASPSAELANMICHHVYDLALMAQKGFDAEGMKAFVERSNQVLTKLTERAAKS comes from the coding sequence ATCACCATGCTGGAACAAGGCACGATCAGTATTCATACAGAAAACATTTTCCCGATTATTAAGAAATCGCTTTACTCTGACCACGAAATATTTTTACGGGAACTCGTATCCAACGCTGTAGATGCCATCCAGAAACTAAAAATGGTATCCCGCGCAGGAGAGTATAGTGGAGATGTTGGCGAACCGGAAATCCAAATTGCGATCGACAAAGACAAAAAAACTCTCGCGATCAGCGACAACGGTATCGGCATGACCGCTGAGGAAGTAAAGAAATATATCAATCAAGTCGCCTTCTCAAGCGCCGAAGAATTTATTCAGAAATATCACAGCAAATCCGATCAACCGATTATCGGGCATTTTGGATTAGGTTTTTACTCCTCGTTCATGGTGGCGCAAAAGGTTGAGATTGATACACTCTCCTATAAAGAAGGTGCAACTGCTGTACATTGGTCGTGTGACGGTTCGCCAGAGTTTCGTTTAGAAGATTCACCCCGTACGCAACGCGGTACAACAATCACGCTGACTCTGCAAGAAGAAGAACAAGAATATCTAGAACCAGCGCGGATCAAGCAGTTGGTGAAAACCTACTGTGACTTTATGCCAGTCCCGATTAAACTCGATGGTGAGGTACTCAATCGGCAAAAAGCACCCTGGCGCGAATCTCCAAGTAGCTTAACAAAAGAAGATTATCTAGAGTTTTACCGCTACCTGTATCCTTTTCAAGAAGAACCACTAATTTGGGTACATCTCAACACGGATTATCCCTTCATTCTCAATGGAATATTATATTTTCCGAAGTTGAAGCCGGATGTCGATGTCACGCAAGGACAGATTAAGTTATTTTGCAACCAGGTGTTCGTCAGCGATCACTGCGAGGAAATTATTCCCAAGTTTTTACTGCCGATGCGCGGTGTGATTGATAGCACGGATATTCCGCTGAATGTATCGCGGAGTGCTTTGCAAATGGATCGCACTGTTCGCAGAATTGCAGATTATATTTCACGTAAAGTCGGCGATCGCCTCAAGGAACTCTACCGCGATAACAAAGAAGAATACATTAAAGCTTGGCAAGATATCGGTACTTTTGTCAAATTTGGTGCGCTCAACGACGAGAAATTCAAAAAACAAATTGAAGACATCATCATCTATCGCACGACGCACGAAGCAAAAGCCAGTGAAACCCCAAGCGTCGAGGTACAGTCGCAAGAAGGCGATGTGTGGCAAGACGTTACCCCACAAGAATCAGCAGCTACGACACTTCCATACACAACGCTGAAAGAATACCTCGAACGTAACAAACAGCGACACGAAAATCGAGTTTATTACTGCACCGATCAAGTCACCCAAGCTACATATGTAGAGTTACATAAAAACCAGGGTTTAGAAGTCCTATTTATGGACTCGTTCATTGATACCCACTTTATTACATTCCTCGAACGCGAATATCCTGATGTCAAGTTTTCGCGCGTAGACTCTGACTTGGATGAAACGTTGCTCGATCAAGATAAAGCTGCGGAAATTGTCGATCCTAAGACAAATAAAACTCGCAGCGAATTGATTAAAGAACTCTTTCAACAAGCGCTCAACAAGCCTAAACTTAATATTCGCACTGAAGCACTCAAATCAGACGATCCGCAGGGTACGCCGCCAGCAATGGTATTGTTACCCGAATTCATGCGCCGCATCCAAGAGATGAATGCATTTATGCAACAGCAAGCCGCCCAGTTTCCTGAAGAACACATTCTACTTGTGAATACCGCACACCCACTGATTCAAAATCTTGTGAGTTTAAATCAGGGTAGTATCGTGCAAGGAGATACTGCGTCTCCTTCGGCAGAGTTAGCGAATATGATTTGTCATCATGTCTACGATTTAGCGCTGATGGCACAAAAAGGATTTGATGCTGAAGGGATGAAAGCTTTTGTCGAACGGTCTAATCAGGTATTGACAAAACTAACTGAACGTGCTGCTAAGAGTTAG
- the rpmB gene encoding 50S ribosomal protein L28 has protein sequence MSRKCQLTGKKANNAYAISHSHRRTKKLQEANLQWKRVWWAQGNRWVRLLLSTKAIKTLEHKGLEAMAKEAGINLNRY, from the coding sequence ATGTCGCGCAAATGTCAGCTAACAGGTAAAAAAGCAAATAATGCTTACGCAATTTCGCACTCGCACCGTCGCACCAAAAAGCTACAAGAAGCAAACTTGCAGTGGAAACGAGTATGGTGGGCGCAAGGAAATCGTTGGGTAAGACTGCTACTTTCGACTAAAGCAATCAAAACTTTAGAACACAAAGGTTTAGAAGCAATGGCAAAAGAAGCAGGAATCAATTTGAATCGCTACTAA
- a CDS encoding DUF2887 domain-containing protein — protein sequence MRTDSLFYQLFQIYPTILFELIGDLSPRTSTYSFLSQEVKQTSFRIDGILLPPPYAADLPIYFVEFQGYRDLNGDLYPSFFSEIFLYLNDYRPANDWRGILVFTKRRLDPGLPLHYQDFARSSRLQRIYLDQLTGEVADISIGLGLLQLVGVKEATAPETAKQIIEKAQRELTDVTERQKIIELIETVSFTSSQN from the coding sequence TTGCGTACTGATAGCCTGTTTTACCAGCTTTTTCAGATTTATCCCACAATTCTGTTTGAATTGATTGGTGACTTATCACCCCGAACATCCACTTATAGCTTTTTGTCTCAAGAGGTGAAGCAAACCAGTTTTCGCATTGATGGCATTTTACTTCCACCTCCCTATGCTGCTGATTTGCCCATATACTTTGTGGAGTTTCAAGGCTATCGCGATTTAAACGGCGATCTTTATCCTAGTTTCTTTAGCGAGATTTTTCTTTATCTCAACGACTACCGACCTGCGAATGATTGGCGAGGTATTCTAGTGTTTACCAAACGTCGTTTAGATCCAGGATTACCATTACACTACCAAGATTTTGCCAGGAGTTCGCGCCTGCAACGCATCTACTTAGATCAACTTACAGGAGAAGTCGCTGACATCTCTATTGGGTTAGGCTTGTTACAACTTGTCGGTGTCAAAGAAGCTACGGCACCTGAAACCGCAAAACAGATAATTGAGAAAGCGCAGCGCGAACTTACGGATGTTACCGAGCGGCAAAAAATTATAGAATTAATAGAAACAGTCTCATTTACAAGTTCCCAGAATTGA
- a CDS encoding Uma2 family endonuclease, with product MISLKLPLTDEEFMRIASENEEWRLESTKDGELVIMPPTGGNTGRRNSKITTQLELWNSASNLGEAFASSTMFVLPNGARRSPDAAWIRRNRWNALTLEQQDKFPPLCPDFVIELCSPSDNIEDLQQKMQEYLENGAVLGWLIDPKTRRVEVYRIGKNKEVLENSTMLFGEDVLPGFVLDLPAIY from the coding sequence ATGATAAGTCTCAAACTTCCCTTAACTGATGAAGAGTTTATGCGTATTGCCTCGGAAAATGAGGAGTGGCGCTTGGAAAGCACAAAGGATGGAGAATTAGTTATTATGCCGCCTACTGGGGGAAATACTGGACGCCGTAACAGTAAAATAACAACTCAGTTGGAGCTTTGGAATAGTGCTAGCAATTTGGGTGAAGCGTTTGCTTCTTCTACTATGTTCGTCTTACCAAATGGCGCGCGACGTTCTCCTGATGCAGCTTGGATTAGACGCAATCGCTGGAACGCACTTACCCTAGAACAGCAAGATAAATTTCCCCCACTCTGCCCAGATTTTGTTATTGAACTTTGTTCTCCTTCAGATAACATTGAAGACTTACAACAAAAGATGCAGGAATATCTTGAAAATGGTGCAGTATTAGGCTGGTTAATTGACCCAAAAACACGAAGAGTAGAAGTTTATCGTATAGGTAAAAATAAAGAGGTTTTAGAAAACTCGACAATGCTTTTTGGGGAAGATGTGTTACCTGGATTTGTCTTGGATTTGCCAGCGATTTATTGA